One stretch of Pradoshia sp. D12 DNA includes these proteins:
- the groES gene encoding co-chaperone GroES: protein MLKPLGDRVVIELVAQEEKTASGIVLPDTAKEKPSEGKIVAVGTGRVLENGERVGLEVSEGDHIIFSKYSGTEIKYEGKEYLILRESDILAVIA from the coding sequence TTGTTAAAGCCACTAGGAGATCGCGTTGTGATTGAACTTGTCGCACAAGAGGAAAAAACTGCAAGCGGCATCGTGTTACCAGACACTGCCAAAGAAAAACCATCTGAAGGCAAAATTGTAGCGGTAGGAACAGGCCGTGTCCTTGAGAATGGTGAGCGAGTAGGATTGGAAGTATCTGAAGGCGATCATATTATCTTCTCTAAATATTCAGGTACAGAAATTAAATACGAAGGTAAAGAATACTTAATTTTACGTGAAAGCGACATTTTGGCCGTTATTGCTTAA
- the groL gene encoding chaperonin GroEL (60 kDa chaperone family; promotes refolding of misfolded polypeptides especially under stressful conditions; forms two stacked rings of heptamers to form a barrel-shaped 14mer; ends can be capped by GroES; misfolded proteins enter the barrel where they are refolded when GroES binds), translating into MAKDIKFSEEARRAMLRGVDALADTVKVTLGPKGRNVVLEKKFGSPLITNDGVTIAKEIELEDAFENMGAKLVAEVASKTNEIAGDGTTTATVLAQAMIREGLKNVTAGANPMGVRKGIEKAVSVAIEELQAISKPIEGKESIAQVAAISSADEEVGALIAEAMERVGNDGVITIEESKGFTTELDVVEGMQFDRGYSSPYMVTDSDKMEAVLENPYILITDKKISNIQEVLPVLEQVVQQGKPLLLIAEDVEGEAQATLVVNKLRGTFNAVAVKAPGFGDRRKAMLEDIAALTGGEVITEELGRDLKSATLTSLGRAAKVVVTKETTTIVEGAGETSEIGARINQIRSQLEETTSEFDKEKLQERLAKLAGGVAVIKVGAATETELKERKLRIEDALNSTRAAVEEGIVAGGGTALVSVYNKVAAVELEGDAQTGVNIVLRALEEPVRQIAHNAGLEGSVVVERLKKEEIGIGFNAANGQWVNMIESGIVDPTKVTRSALQNAASVAAMFLTTEAVVADKPEPAGAGGGMPDMGGMGGMGGMM; encoded by the coding sequence ATGGCAAAAGATATTAAATTTAGTGAAGAAGCTCGCCGCGCTATGTTACGTGGGGTAGATGCATTAGCTGATACAGTAAAAGTTACACTTGGACCAAAAGGACGTAACGTTGTTCTTGAAAAGAAATTCGGTTCCCCACTTATCACAAATGATGGTGTAACAATCGCAAAAGAAATCGAGCTTGAAGACGCGTTTGAAAACATGGGTGCTAAATTGGTTGCAGAAGTAGCAAGCAAAACAAATGAAATTGCTGGTGACGGTACAACTACTGCAACAGTTCTTGCCCAAGCTATGATTCGTGAAGGATTGAAAAACGTAACAGCTGGCGCTAACCCAATGGGCGTTCGTAAAGGGATTGAAAAAGCTGTTTCTGTTGCAATTGAAGAATTACAAGCAATCTCCAAACCAATCGAAGGCAAAGAATCCATTGCACAAGTTGCTGCGATTTCTTCTGCTGACGAAGAAGTTGGCGCTCTAATTGCTGAAGCAATGGAACGCGTTGGTAACGACGGAGTTATCACAATCGAAGAATCCAAAGGATTTACAACTGAACTAGATGTAGTAGAAGGTATGCAATTCGACCGTGGATATTCTTCTCCATACATGGTAACAGATTCCGATAAAATGGAAGCTGTACTAGAAAATCCATACATCTTGATCACAGATAAGAAAATCTCTAACATCCAGGAAGTACTTCCTGTCCTTGAACAAGTTGTTCAACAAGGTAAACCTTTATTGCTAATTGCTGAGGATGTTGAAGGTGAAGCACAAGCAACTCTAGTTGTGAACAAACTTCGCGGAACATTCAATGCAGTAGCTGTTAAAGCTCCTGGATTCGGTGACCGTCGTAAAGCTATGCTTGAAGACATCGCTGCATTAACTGGCGGTGAAGTAATCACTGAAGAACTAGGCCGTGACCTTAAATCTGCTACATTAACTTCTCTTGGACGCGCTGCGAAAGTTGTTGTTACAAAAGAAACAACTACAATCGTTGAAGGTGCTGGAGAAACTAGCGAAATCGGTGCACGTATCAATCAAATTCGTTCCCAATTAGAAGAAACTACTTCTGAATTTGATAAAGAAAAATTACAAGAGCGTCTTGCTAAACTTGCTGGCGGCGTAGCCGTTATCAAAGTAGGTGCAGCAACTGAAACAGAATTGAAAGAGCGCAAACTTCGCATTGAAGATGCTCTAAACTCCACTCGTGCTGCTGTTGAAGAAGGTATCGTAGCCGGTGGTGGTACTGCACTTGTAAGTGTGTACAATAAAGTGGCTGCTGTGGAACTTGAAGGCGATGCACAAACTGGTGTTAACATCGTACTTCGTGCTCTTGAAGAGCCAGTTCGCCAAATCGCTCACAACGCAGGCCTTGAAGGTTCTGTAGTTGTAGAACGTCTTAAAAAAGAAGAAATCGGCATTGGCTTCAATGCAGCTAATGGCCAATGGGTAAACATGATCGAATCCGGTATCGTGGATCCTACTAAAGTAACTCGTTCTGCACTTCAAAACGCAGCTTCTGTTGCAGCTATGTTCTTAACAACTGAAGCAGTTGTTGCTGACAAGCCAGAGCCAGCTGGTGCAGGCGGCGGAATGCCTGACATGGGTGGTATGGGCGGAATGGGCGGCATGATGTAA
- a CDS encoding TasA family protein codes for MQNNQQTGKKLKTSVAAIVILSICLCITTFALIWSMVWVNNNIFSTGEIDIDLNDGKPVIEEHEYLFKPGMTVAKEFYIQNNSTCEAYYKIYFDDITGGLADVMEVTIRDDKQVLFFGKPSELTKQMVSSAKDPLHLKEKKELEIEFHYPKESSSTKDPTLTFTLCADAVQTKNNPNREFD; via the coding sequence ATGCAAAATAATCAACAGACAGGCAAAAAGTTGAAAACAAGTGTTGCTGCAATTGTCATACTTTCTATTTGCCTTTGTATTACTACCTTTGCTCTTATATGGTCGATGGTGTGGGTAAATAACAATATTTTTAGTACAGGGGAAATAGATATTGATCTTAATGATGGTAAACCAGTCATTGAGGAACATGAGTATCTTTTTAAGCCAGGTATGACCGTTGCAAAGGAATTCTATATTCAAAATAACAGCACATGTGAAGCTTATTACAAGATATATTTTGACGACATAACAGGTGGACTTGCTGATGTAATGGAAGTGACCATCCGAGACGATAAACAAGTTTTATTCTTTGGAAAACCAAGTGAGCTCACAAAACAGATGGTATCTTCAGCTAAGGATCCGTTACATTTAAAAGAAAAAAAAGAATTGGAAATTGAGTTCCATTATCCAAAAGAAAGTAGTAGTACGAAAGATCCAACACTAACATTTACCCTTTGCGCAGATGCCGTACAGACGAAAAATAATCCGAATAGAGAATTTGACTAA
- a CDS encoding signal peptidase I: protein MKKALHILKAIVTWLLVLVSIGIMVFTIISVTTFDQPDRNLFGYKPLIVLSDSMSKTDFNAGDLVLIKDTDPSTLKEGDIIAYTSTGTDNYGEIVTHKIRRLTADANGDPGFITYGTTTNTDDETVVTYEYVLGKYETHIPKIGTFFQFLKTVPGYICCIFIPFMLLIVIHLMDSIRLFRKYKSEQKAELQAERDEIAKERAESQKMMEELLKLKEQLRTTNNGVNSNAAATYTQGNGEEGIFSTDTKNVLGGERI, encoded by the coding sequence ATGAAAAAGGCATTACATATTTTGAAAGCCATTGTGACGTGGCTCCTTGTGCTGGTGAGTATAGGAATTATGGTGTTTACCATTATCTCTGTAACGACCTTTGACCAGCCAGACCGAAATCTTTTCGGGTATAAACCCCTTATTGTACTATCTGATTCCATGAGTAAGACAGATTTTAATGCAGGGGATTTAGTTCTTATAAAAGATACCGATCCTTCGACTTTGAAGGAAGGAGATATTATTGCCTATACTTCTACAGGTACTGATAATTACGGAGAAATAGTTACACATAAAATCAGAAGATTAACGGCGGATGCGAATGGCGATCCCGGATTTATTACATACGGAACAACGACAAATACAGATGATGAAACAGTAGTCACATATGAATATGTGCTAGGGAAATACGAAACGCATATTCCAAAAATCGGTACATTTTTTCAGTTTTTAAAAACAGTACCAGGGTATATTTGTTGTATTTTCATTCCGTTCATGTTGTTAATAGTCATTCATTTAATGGATAGTATTCGGCTATTTAGAAAATACAAATCCGAACAAAAAGCCGAGCTGCAAGCAGAGAGAGACGAAATTGCAAAAGAACGAGCTGAATCTCAAAAGATGATGGAAGAGCTATTGAAATTGAAAGAACAGCTTAGAACGACTAACAATGGTGTAAACAGCAATGCTGCTGCTACATATACACAAGGTAACGGCGAAGAGGGGATTTTCTCGACCGATACCAAAAATGTTTTAGGAGGAGAAAGGATATGA
- a CDS encoding TasA family protein, translating to MKKGSTKRALVTSIVSTCASVTMLAGATFAWFTDTASTGVNEIKAGTLDIALLDAEGKKSVEGDILNWKTADGREQDKILWEPGATYDLETVTVKNNGNLAAKYKVLITGINGDEELNEAIDWKIDGADIDKEYKLATGASEEITISGTMKRTAGNEYQGKSIEGIGITVVATQDTVEKDSKDNQYDKDAAYTYQVVTNTKDTQAAVKAGKDVIFDSDIAVKKEELGSSGYGATGIAQHNGGVIDGNGKTLSIEGANGTWDSAISTKGGTIKNLTIDSGFRGIFIGGAKSDVIVDNVIIDGTVYTISCDDGGGKKLIVTNSTLNGWTSYAGTLSEASFTNCNFGEGSGYAFMRPYAKTILTDCEFSAGFELDSRQAAITLKNCKVNGELVTADNVTDLLGEDAQYVTIKNS from the coding sequence ATGAAAAAAGGATCAACTAAAAGAGCATTAGTTACGAGCATCGTATCAACATGTGCGAGCGTAACAATGTTAGCCGGTGCAACATTTGCTTGGTTTACGGATACAGCAAGCACAGGTGTAAACGAAATTAAAGCAGGAACTCTAGACATTGCGCTTTTAGATGCAGAAGGTAAGAAGTCTGTTGAAGGTGATATTCTTAACTGGAAGACTGCTGATGGAAGAGAACAGGATAAAATCCTTTGGGAGCCAGGGGCTACATACGATTTAGAAACTGTAACTGTAAAGAATAATGGGAACCTAGCGGCCAAGTATAAAGTTCTCATTACTGGCATCAATGGTGATGAAGAGCTAAACGAAGCTATTGATTGGAAAATCGATGGCGCGGACATTGATAAAGAATACAAATTAGCTACTGGTGCTTCTGAAGAAATTACGATCAGCGGTACGATGAAAAGAACCGCTGGTAATGAATATCAGGGGAAATCAATTGAAGGTATTGGAATTACAGTAGTTGCAACTCAAGATACTGTAGAAAAAGATAGCAAAGATAACCAATATGATAAAGATGCAGCATATACATATCAAGTGGTTACAAACACTAAGGATACACAAGCTGCAGTTAAAGCAGGTAAAGATGTTATTTTTGATTCTGATATAGCCGTAAAGAAAGAAGAGCTTGGTAGTTCAGGATATGGTGCAACAGGTATTGCACAACATAATGGTGGTGTAATTGACGGTAACGGAAAAACTCTTTCTATTGAAGGTGCAAACGGTACCTGGGATAGTGCTATCTCTACTAAAGGTGGTACAATTAAAAATTTAACCATTGATAGTGGCTTCCGTGGTATTTTTATTGGTGGGGCTAAAAGTGACGTAATTGTTGATAATGTTATTATTGACGGAACTGTTTATACGATAAGCTGTGACGATGGTGGAGGCAAAAAGCTTATTGTTACTAATTCTACATTAAATGGTTGGACTTCTTATGCAGGTACCCTTTCAGAAGCTTCTTTCACAAATTGTAACTTCGGTGAAGGTAGTGGTTATGCGTTTATGCGTCCATATGCTAAAACAATTTTAACAGATTGTGAGTTCTCTGCAGGATTTGAACTTGATAGTAGACAGGCTGCAATCACATTAAAAAACTGTAAAGTTAACGGCGAATTGGTTACTGCAGATAACGTTACAGATCTATTAGGTGAAGATGCTCAATATGTAACTATCAAAAATTCTTAA
- the pth2 gene encoding aminoacyl-tRNA hydrolase: MEKKSSTTKMVIVMRKDLQMTKGKYVAQGSHASLGVVKWIEYNGTENHKQILNKWFNETFVKVTVYVESLDELYSIYHLAKEKELPVRLITDNGLTMFNGVKTDTCLAILGERGKVDDVTGHLKLL, translated from the coding sequence TTGGAAAAGAAGTCAAGTACAACAAAGATGGTTATTGTGATGAGAAAAGATTTACAAATGACAAAAGGGAAATATGTAGCCCAAGGAAGTCATGCTTCTTTAGGGGTTGTGAAGTGGATTGAATATAATGGAACTGAAAATCACAAACAAATTTTAAACAAATGGTTTAATGAAACATTTGTAAAAGTGACTGTTTATGTAGAAAGTTTGGATGAATTATATTCGATTTATCACCTTGCGAAAGAAAAAGAATTACCTGTAAGACTTATCACCGATAACGGATTGACCATGTTCAACGGTGTTAAAACAGATACGTGTCTTGCTATACTTGGCGAGAGAGGGAAAGTGGATGACGTAACTGGTCATTTAAAATTATTATAA
- a CDS encoding Bcr/CflA family efflux MFS transporter — MEQKYLKKGGLIAFIALLSMTPPLATDLYMPSLPEMTNYYQTTSSVTSYTMTIFFIFMAIGILILGPMSDKYGRKPVLLGSILVALTFSIICAISPSIWILIAARAIQAFGAGGMVAISTALIKDSFEGKEMSNVLSITQAIVLLAPMLAPILGAVILAFFSWKMTFVALAALFLVSLIGGFLLEETLPQEKRVSGSTFKSILGLTSIVKDKKFTSLLLVVALLMAPFMAYLTLASYIYIDGFGISESAFSLYFAGAACIGLIGPFLYMRVGGGSIKKSINIAFVIVTISICLLFLVGSISPFVFLVCYVPFTVITTYLRPMVSNTLLSMQKSNVGAASSLMNFGFTVIGSVGMMVGSLQWGDYINGLSMTMLIFLVLSLLLWIYCLQKKIITD, encoded by the coding sequence ATGGAACAAAAATATTTAAAAAAGGGCGGGCTTATTGCTTTCATCGCGCTATTATCGATGACGCCTCCTCTGGCAACAGACTTATATATGCCTTCGTTGCCTGAAATGACAAACTATTATCAAACAACCTCGTCAGTTACAAGCTATACAATGACGATATTCTTTATTTTTATGGCAATTGGTATCCTCATTCTTGGCCCGATGAGTGATAAGTACGGACGAAAGCCAGTCCTGTTGGGCAGTATCCTTGTGGCACTGACCTTTAGTATCATCTGTGCAATTTCACCGTCGATTTGGATCTTGATTGCAGCCCGGGCAATTCAGGCATTTGGTGCAGGAGGGATGGTTGCCATCTCTACAGCTTTGATTAAAGACAGCTTCGAAGGAAAAGAGATGTCTAATGTTTTGTCAATCACGCAGGCGATCGTTCTGCTTGCTCCAATGCTAGCGCCTATTTTGGGCGCGGTTATTTTAGCCTTTTTCAGCTGGAAGATGACATTTGTTGCTCTAGCTGCTCTATTCCTAGTATCACTTATAGGAGGATTTCTTTTAGAAGAAACTTTGCCGCAGGAAAAGCGAGTATCTGGCAGTACATTTAAATCTATCTTAGGGCTTACAAGTATTGTGAAGGATAAGAAGTTTACCAGCCTATTGCTTGTTGTTGCTCTCTTAATGGCACCGTTTATGGCATATCTAACACTCGCTTCATACATTTATATAGATGGATTTGGCATCTCGGAATCTGCCTTCAGCCTTTACTTTGCCGGTGCAGCTTGTATAGGTTTGATTGGACCATTTCTTTATATGCGTGTTGGTGGCGGTTCGATAAAAAAATCGATCAATATCGCCTTTGTAATTGTCACAATATCTATCTGCCTGCTCTTCTTAGTAGGTTCCATCAGCCCATTTGTATTTCTTGTATGCTATGTGCCCTTCACGGTTATCACGACATATCTCAGACCGATGGTGTCAAATACGCTATTATCTATGCAAAAGTCAAATGTCGGAGCAGCTTCAAGTCTAATGAACTTTGGCTTTACAGTGATCGGCAGTGTAGGGATGATGGTTGGGTCACTCCAGTGGGGAGATTATATTAATGGCTTGAGCATGACAATGCTGATTTTCCTCGTTTTATCCTTGTTATTATGGATCTATTGTTTGCAAAAAAAAATTATTACGGATTAA
- a CDS encoding aspartate/glutamate racemase family protein, which yields MHYGYIGPGTHSGQLVQKKGRYITGFSVGILYLDEDSYPVIPGNVANYSTYPFPVHYKLVPGCTGQRLLNNDRTLEKGIIDAAMQLQSEGAKVISSACGFFGNFHKQIANALEIPVYLSSLVQLSMIQVGLKPGQKIGILTAYEKGLTDSLLKTCGVTNRSNLIIGDLSQGEEFSSISNGAGTFNNEKLRDEVVKKAIEIKEKHPEVGAILLECSDLPPYAFDIQQAVQLPVYDFITLINWAHYANSQSPYYGFI from the coding sequence ATGCATTATGGATATATTGGTCCTGGTACACACTCTGGCCAGCTCGTACAAAAAAAAGGACGCTATATAACAGGATTTTCTGTGGGGATTTTATACCTAGATGAAGATTCCTATCCGGTTATTCCCGGCAATGTCGCAAATTATTCAACCTACCCTTTTCCCGTCCATTATAAACTGGTTCCGGGCTGTACGGGTCAGCGTCTTTTAAATAATGATCGAACACTGGAAAAAGGGATTATTGATGCAGCTATGCAACTTCAAAGTGAAGGAGCAAAAGTTATTTCAAGTGCGTGTGGGTTCTTTGGAAACTTTCATAAGCAAATAGCAAATGCATTAGAAATTCCTGTCTATCTGTCTAGCCTCGTTCAACTGTCTATGATTCAGGTTGGATTAAAGCCAGGACAAAAAATTGGTATATTAACAGCCTATGAAAAAGGATTGACGGATTCCCTTTTGAAAACGTGCGGAGTTACAAACAGATCTAATTTGATCATTGGTGATTTGAGCCAGGGAGAAGAGTTTTCATCCATTTCGAATGGAGCAGGTACGTTTAATAATGAAAAGCTGAGGGATGAGGTTGTTAAAAAAGCAATTGAGATAAAGGAAAAGCATCCTGAAGTCGGAGCCATCTTATTAGAATGCAGTGACCTGCCTCCCTATGCATTTGATATCCAGCAAGCAGTGCAGCTGCCTGTGTATGATTTTATTACACTCATTAACTGGGCACATTATGCAAATAGCCAAAGCCCATATTATGGATTTATTTAA
- a CDS encoding AraC family ligand binding domain-containing protein, with protein MKNRARDFYQPKVLNESILAFYRLQGLNKHMTGFHQFESHSTYEIYVLEEGQCNYFIHNKIYDLQPGDIILLDGLTLHKSNTTSPDTYVRSMVHFSPVWLESMLSVIGMPNLLDPFQKLNNCILRTGFDSSGQYVAEKIKWLEKQLEAIDEEYKCTGKINVLLETELKVEFLQLLIKIYKMSECQQLRVVQKKTEKKRHAENIASWINQHYCEKVSLERIAKELNLNKYYVSHVFKEVTGYTVMQYVME; from the coding sequence GTGAAAAATAGGGCGAGGGATTTTTATCAACCTAAAGTGTTGAATGAATCCATCTTGGCTTTTTATCGTCTTCAAGGATTGAATAAACATATGACTGGGTTTCATCAATTCGAATCACACAGTACATATGAGATTTATGTACTTGAAGAAGGGCAATGCAATTATTTTATTCATAATAAAATATATGATCTGCAGCCAGGAGATATCATTCTTTTGGATGGATTAACTTTGCATAAGTCAAATACCACATCTCCTGATACCTATGTACGGAGTATGGTTCATTTTTCTCCAGTGTGGTTGGAGAGTATGTTGTCTGTAATAGGAATGCCAAATCTTTTGGATCCTTTTCAAAAGCTGAATAACTGTATACTGCGGACAGGATTTGATTCCTCAGGTCAGTATGTGGCTGAGAAAATTAAGTGGCTTGAAAAGCAGTTGGAAGCTATAGACGAGGAATATAAATGTACAGGTAAAATCAATGTCCTATTGGAAACTGAACTGAAGGTTGAATTTCTTCAACTGTTGATAAAAATTTATAAAATGAGCGAATGTCAACAACTCCGAGTCGTACAGAAGAAAACGGAAAAAAAGCGACATGCTGAAAACATTGCCTCGTGGATTAATCAACACTACTGTGAAAAAGTCAGCTTGGAACGTATTGCTAAAGAGTTAAATTTAAATAAGTACTACGTTTCTCATGTTTTTAAAGAGGTTACCGGATATACAGTCATGCAATATGTAATGGAATGA
- a CDS encoding glycoside-pentoside-hexuronide (GPH):cation symporter has translation MSMREPALQQEEQVESNSVRPFGLRDKVGYLLGDFGNDFFFLLASTFLMVFYTDIFHINAATVGVLFMVARLWDAFADVAWGRFIDTRPATKHGKYKPWVLRMSFPLVFTGVLMFTTIPGMSDGFYLAWAFVTYIVWGTLYATVSIPYGSMASVMTADSVERTSLSTWRTVGASLAGLIINVLGPVIVFVDNKIDANRMFMAAAVFGVLAIACYFGCYKLSTERIVAPTKEVEKGAFLRSMKSLMTNKPFVWVLSASLIAMLVQYLLTTVNIYLFKDYFGDASALSLIGAIQMVSMFLCLPLVKPLVAKFGKKETALIGMSITTIVYTLLFFLKGLSAIQFVAFAAVGTFSMYLYNFVTWAFITDVTDYHEYKTSMREDATVYSVIAMARKVGLALAGGIGGAAIAAVGYDATRGTQTQEVLDGIYALGTIVPAILYGLVVLVLFMYPLNKKKTAQLAEDLAAKRANN, from the coding sequence ATGAGTATGAGAGAACCAGCACTCCAACAGGAGGAACAAGTTGAATCTAATTCAGTAAGACCATTCGGATTACGAGATAAAGTCGGTTATTTGCTGGGTGATTTTGGAAACGACTTCTTTTTCTTGCTTGCCAGCACATTCTTAATGGTATTTTATACAGATATTTTCCATATTAATGCTGCAACAGTCGGGGTATTATTTATGGTTGCCCGACTTTGGGATGCATTTGCTGATGTGGCTTGGGGCCGATTCATTGATACAAGACCAGCGACGAAACATGGAAAGTATAAACCATGGGTTCTGCGCATGTCTTTCCCACTAGTATTCACAGGTGTTTTAATGTTCACGACAATACCTGGTATGTCTGATGGTTTCTACCTGGCATGGGCATTTGTGACTTACATTGTATGGGGTACATTGTATGCGACTGTTAGTATTCCATATGGATCAATGGCATCCGTTATGACAGCTGATTCTGTAGAACGTACTTCATTATCAACATGGCGTACAGTAGGGGCAAGCTTAGCAGGTTTAATTATCAATGTTTTGGGACCAGTGATTGTGTTTGTAGACAATAAAATTGATGCAAACCGTATGTTCATGGCTGCGGCTGTGTTTGGCGTTTTGGCAATTGCATGTTATTTCGGTTGTTATAAACTCTCTACAGAACGTATCGTGGCACCGACAAAAGAAGTGGAAAAAGGTGCTTTCCTTCGCTCCATGAAAAGCTTAATGACTAATAAACCATTTGTTTGGGTCTTGTCAGCTTCGCTTATAGCTATGTTAGTACAATACCTACTAACTACTGTTAATATTTATTTGTTTAAAGATTATTTCGGAGATGCATCTGCTTTAAGTTTGATTGGGGCAATACAAATGGTATCTATGTTTTTATGTCTTCCATTAGTAAAGCCGTTAGTTGCGAAATTTGGTAAAAAAGAAACAGCTTTAATCGGTATGTCAATTACTACTATTGTCTATACACTATTATTTTTCTTAAAAGGTCTGTCAGCAATTCAATTTGTGGCCTTTGCGGCAGTGGGTACATTTAGTATGTATCTCTATAACTTTGTGACTTGGGCCTTCATTACTGACGTTACGGATTACCATGAATATAAAACTTCAATGAGAGAAGATGCGACCGTTTACTCTGTCATTGCAATGGCAAGAAAAGTAGGTCTTGCTTTAGCTGGCGGTATCGGCGGTGCTGCAATTGCCGCTGTTGGTTATGATGCAACACGTGGAACACAAACACAAGAAGTGCTAGATGGAATCTATGCGTTAGGTACAATCGTACCAGCCATTCTTTATGGTCTAGTTGTTTTAGTCTTGTTTATGTATCCATTAAATAAAAAGAAAACAGCTCAACTTGCTGAAGATTTAGCAGCGAAAAGAGCAAACAATTAA